The following are from one region of the Mesorhizobium sp. B2-8-5 genome:
- a CDS encoding M3 family metallopeptidase, whose protein sequence is MPMSKTVDLAAHPLTVWQGPLGLPDFSRIGDDDFGPVFDAALEAHQAEIDAIAGNSETPTVENTLAALELAGEALDHVSSIFWCRAGAHTNDTIQAMEREVSPKMSRHFSAISMNEKLFARIDDLYQRRDSLKLDAETLRVLEKTWKGFVRSGAKLDAHGKKRLAAINEELSSLGTKFGQNVLADERDWALFLDQADLAGLPDFLKSAMAEAAEIRGQKGRYAVTLSRSIYEPFSTFSERRDLREIAFKAFIMRGQNGGASDNTDVVRDMLKLRAEKAKLLGYGSFAALKLDDTMAKTPKAVHDLLDPVWEKALEKAAADQKELERLATEAGSNEKFAAWDWRFYQEKLRAEKFAFDEAELKPYLQLERVIEACFDVATKLFGITFEEKKGIAAWHPDARVFVVKNADGSERGLFLADYFARPSKRSGAWMSALRSGYKLGHGVKPVIYNIMNFAKPPAGEAALLSVDEAKTLFHEFGHALHGMLTDVTWPSVSGTSVSRDFVELPSQLYEHWLTVPAVLEKHALHVKTGKPMPKALLDKMLATRTFGAGFATVEFTASALVDMAYHARPDAPAEPLRYEAETLEKLHMPDTIAMRHRTPHFGHVFAGDGYSAGYYSYMWSEVLDADAFAAFEETGDPFNPALAERLRKNIYAAGGSKDPEELYTAFRGKMPSPEAMMVKRGLA, encoded by the coding sequence CTGCCCATGTCAAAAACCGTCGATCTCGCTGCCCATCCGCTGACCGTCTGGCAGGGGCCGCTCGGCCTGCCGGATTTCTCGCGCATCGGCGACGATGATTTCGGGCCGGTCTTCGACGCGGCGCTCGAGGCGCACCAGGCCGAGATCGACGCGATCGCCGGCAACAGCGAGACGCCGACCGTCGAGAACACGCTGGCAGCGCTCGAACTCGCGGGTGAGGCGCTCGACCATGTCTCGTCAATCTTCTGGTGCCGCGCCGGCGCCCACACCAACGACACGATCCAGGCGATGGAGCGCGAGGTTTCGCCGAAGATGTCGCGGCATTTCTCGGCGATCTCGATGAACGAAAAACTATTTGCCCGCATCGACGATCTTTACCAGCGGCGCGACAGCCTCAAGCTCGATGCCGAAACGCTGCGCGTGCTGGAGAAGACCTGGAAGGGCTTTGTCCGGTCGGGCGCGAAACTCGACGCCCATGGCAAGAAACGGCTCGCGGCCATCAATGAGGAGCTTTCCTCGCTCGGCACCAAATTCGGCCAGAACGTGCTGGCCGACGAGCGCGACTGGGCGCTGTTCCTCGACCAAGCCGATCTTGCCGGCCTGCCGGACTTTTTGAAAAGCGCCATGGCCGAAGCGGCCGAGATCCGCGGCCAGAAGGGCCGCTATGCGGTGACGTTGTCGCGCTCGATCTATGAGCCGTTCTCGACCTTTTCCGAGCGCCGCGACCTGCGCGAGATTGCGTTCAAAGCCTTCATCATGCGCGGCCAGAATGGCGGTGCCTCCGACAACACCGATGTCGTGCGCGACATGCTGAAGCTGCGCGCCGAGAAGGCGAAGCTGCTGGGCTACGGCTCGTTCGCGGCGCTCAAGCTCGACGACACGATGGCCAAGACGCCGAAGGCCGTGCACGACCTGCTCGATCCCGTGTGGGAGAAGGCGCTGGAAAAGGCCGCCGCCGACCAGAAGGAGCTGGAACGGCTGGCTACCGAGGCGGGCAGCAACGAGAAATTCGCGGCGTGGGACTGGCGCTTCTACCAGGAAAAGCTACGCGCCGAGAAATTCGCATTCGACGAGGCGGAGCTGAAGCCCTACCTGCAGCTTGAGCGGGTCATCGAGGCCTGCTTCGACGTCGCCACCAAACTGTTCGGCATCACCTTCGAGGAGAAGAAGGGCATCGCCGCCTGGCATCCCGATGCGCGTGTCTTCGTGGTCAAGAATGCCGACGGCAGCGAGCGCGGCCTGTTCCTGGCCGACTATTTCGCGAGGCCCTCAAAACGCTCCGGCGCGTGGATGAGCGCGCTGCGGTCCGGCTATAAACTCGGTCATGGCGTCAAGCCGGTCATCTACAACATCATGAATTTCGCCAAGCCGCCGGCCGGCGAGGCAGCACTTCTGTCGGTCGACGAGGCAAAGACGCTGTTCCACGAGTTCGGCCATGCGCTGCACGGCATGCTGACCGACGTCACCTGGCCGTCGGTTTCGGGCACGTCGGTCAGCCGCGATTTCGTCGAATTGCCTTCGCAACTATACGAGCATTGGCTGACGGTGCCCGCGGTGCTGGAAAAGCACGCGCTGCACGTCAAGACCGGCAAGCCGATGCCGAAGGCGCTGCTCGACAAGATGCTCGCCACCCGCACATTCGGCGCCGGCTTCGCCACGGTCGAGTTCACCGCCTCGGCGCTGGTCGACATGGCCTATCACGCGCGGCCGGACGCGCCTGCCGAGCCGCTTCGATACGAAGCCGAGACGCTTGAAAAGCTGCATATGCCCGACACGATCGCGATGCGCCATCGCACCCCGCATTTCGGCCATGTCTTCGCCGGCGACGGCTATTCAGCCGGCTACTATTCCTACATGTGGTCGGAAGTGCTCGACGCCGATGCCTTCGCGGCTTTCGAGGAGACGGGCGATCCCTTCAACCCGGCGCTCGCCGAGCGGCTGCGGAAGAACATCTATGCCGCCGGCGGCTCGAAGGACCCGGAGGAGCTCTACACGGCGTTTCGGGGGAAAATGCCCTCGCCGGAAGCGATGATGGTGAAGCGGGGGTTGGCGTGA
- a CDS encoding carbonic anhydrase: MPHLPEHLLNGYRNFMTGRYPTESDRYRSLAREGQAPETMIVACCDSRSAPEAIFDAGPGELFVLRNVGNLVPPYEPDGEFHSTSAALEFAVQSLKVKNIVVMGHGRCGGIRAALDTNAAPLSPGDFIGKWMSLIAPAAETVAASTMMTATERQTALERISIRYSIANLRTFPCVSILEGKGRLSLHGAWFDISTGELWVMNKDTGDFERPEL; this comes from the coding sequence ATGCCCCATCTGCCCGAGCACCTGCTGAACGGCTACCGCAACTTCATGACCGGTCGCTATCCTACCGAAAGCGACCGCTACCGCTCGCTGGCGCGGGAAGGCCAGGCGCCGGAGACGATGATCGTCGCCTGCTGCGATTCCCGCTCGGCCCCGGAAGCGATCTTCGATGCAGGGCCGGGCGAGCTCTTCGTGCTGCGCAATGTCGGCAATCTGGTGCCGCCCTATGAGCCGGACGGCGAGTTCCATTCGACCTCGGCCGCGCTCGAATTCGCCGTGCAGAGCCTCAAGGTGAAGAACATCGTGGTGATGGGACACGGCCGCTGCGGCGGCATTCGCGCCGCGCTCGACACCAATGCGGCGCCGCTGTCGCCCGGCGATTTCATCGGCAAATGGATGAGCCTGATCGCGCCAGCCGCCGAGACGGTGGCTGCCAGCACGATGATGACGGCGACGGAGCGCCAGACGGCGCTGGAGCGCATCTCCATCCGCTATTCGATCGCCAATCTCAGGACCTTTCCCTGCGTCTCGATCCTCGAAGGCAAGGGACGGCTCTCGCTGCACGGCGCCTGGTTCGACATCTCGACCGGGGAGCTCTGGGTGATGAACAAGGACACCGGCGATTTCGAGCGGCCGGAGCTGTGA
- a CDS encoding GIY-YIG nuclease family protein, giving the protein MYIGVTNDLARRMPEHKTGQGSSFTGHYGVQRLVWYEEHFDITDAIQRETSLKRWPRQWKVDLTEKSNPEWFELFRGIGW; this is encoded by the coding sequence ATCTATATTGGTGTCACCAATGACCTTGCTCGCCGCATGCCCGAGCACAAGACCGGCCAAGGCTCCAGTTTCACCGGCCATTACGGTGTGCAGCGCCTGGTCTGGTACGAAGAGCATTTCGACATCACCGATGCCATCCAGCGTGAGACGTCATTGAAACGCTGGCCGCGCCAATGGAAGGTCGACTTGACCGAGAAGAGCAACCCGGAATGGTTCGAGCTGTTTCGCGGAATTGGCTGGTGA
- a CDS encoding nuclear transport factor 2 family protein: MPRSRWKVFLAATLLISTIARASADDGAIIDRWYSALLVADRTELSDLLADDVRMKLDDIGVVQTKQDFIASIDEWQGAVAGAAIRHRVERSENGETTVLACYDFPSNDTLMRETFAVAGGRIVASTQTAVAQDCSAY; this comes from the coding sequence ATGCCCCGGAGCCGGTGGAAGGTCTTTCTCGCGGCGACGCTGCTCATATCCACGATCGCCCGCGCCAGCGCCGATGACGGCGCCATCATCGATCGCTGGTACTCGGCGCTGCTGGTCGCCGACCGCACCGAATTGTCCGACCTGCTTGCCGACGACGTGCGCATGAAGCTCGACGACATCGGTGTCGTCCAGACCAAACAGGACTTCATCGCCTCGATCGACGAATGGCAGGGCGCGGTCGCGGGCGCCGCGATCCGCCACCGCGTCGAAAGGAGCGAGAACGGCGAGACCACGGTGCTCGCTTGCTACGACTTCCCCAGCAACGACACGCTGATGCGCGAGACCTTCGCCGTCGCCGGTGGCCGCATCGTCGCCAGCACCCAGACGGCGGTGGCGCAAGATTGCAGCGCCTATTGA